The nucleotide sequence gACAGCTCTGGTGGAGGACGGAATGAATGCGACACTATTTCGAGAAAAGAGAACACCATTGGGTAAACTAATTAAACATTACTAATTAAACTTCCTTCGCAGCAGCATCTTCTCATCTTCACCGCCTTTATTGCCACGAGCCATGCCGGCCTACTCTCCCTGTCTCCAGAAGATTTTAAGCAATCCGGCGATATAAAAATCGCCACAATCGTACATAATGCACCATCTGCCGTTTCGCATTCAACTTTCACGCGCATTCACAATCATCACGCCAACCCCAGCCAACACATACAGTCCACACAGCCGAACATTGCCAGTACTACCACACAACCGGCAGTACTTCATCACATACCAACGGTCGCGGTGCAACCAGTCTACACTACACAGCAATTGCATGCCATTCCAGCGGCGATTGCGAAGCATGAATCACCAGCGGGACAAGTGGTGAACAGTGTGGCGACCACAGCGACAGCAGTCAAAGGCAAGACTCCAATTGTTGAGTCATTGACGCATACGCCAGCACATTTGACTTTCGCCGCTCGGCCAGTGGTTTATCAGATGTTACCTGAAATAAAGCCAGTGCGTAAAATTAATTATGATGAAGTTGTGCCTAGTCCAAGGCATGGGACATATATACATtagtgtacgagtatgtatacaAGCACCAAAGTGGAGTTTAGAATAAATTGAGACTATAAAAGACACTATTAAGCCtgcataaaatataaacatttttattttgaagctttGTTCTAAGTTATTGTGCCACTGTTCCTTATGTGCTGGTTCCAGAGGCCTGCATTATCTTTTATTTCCCTAACCCTCAGTAACTAGGACACCTACACActcccttcttcttcttttttattggcgcgataaccgcttaagcgaaaCAAAGACAGGATAcgtacaaacaaaaatattgaattagtAGAAATAGATCAGTAGACACAGACATCCGCCTCTTGAATGATCATCACATTGACTTGTGTGCCGGCGCTTATTAAAATTGCGAGGCATTTTATGGTTGCCGATCTTACTACATATGTAGATACTCGTATAAACTTATTCAGATAGGATAAAATGCATAATTCtgtagcttcttcttcttcttgattggtgcaacaagattttggccgagtttagcaaagcgtgCTAGTCAattctttctcgtgccaaccggcgccagttggacacatcaagcGAAACCAAgttcttcttcacctgatcaGAGGAGGTCTTGTTCTTCCTCAGCTACcaccaactgttttttttttccttgttcactccactcggaagcatagggcctTGACAAGATTTgatttgcgttggtttcgttaatctattgaATTTcgggcagggtaggtgattagcctgccgctatcagtcctaagtagtggcccagctgtcgttgcttaggaacaacgtcttcatactgcttggagcgctatCTGTGTGTCAGATTTTTCtaccagaaggatcgcacagatggttgaggacctaaagtggtgtgtctgcgctattaccgtggCTGCCTGCTTCCTCttactggcgccactgatgcaatgtgtaactgtgtgtttttctttgtttttgcttgttttagcagccacaatgcaaataatgtgcTGATTA is from Anastrepha ludens isolate Willacy chromosome 4, idAnaLude1.1, whole genome shotgun sequence and encodes:
- the LOC128862045 gene encoding uncharacterized protein LOC128862045; protein product: MCINKKMQHLLIFTAFIATSHAGLLSLSPEDFKQSGDIKIATIVHNAPSAVSHSTFTRIHNHHANPSQHIQSTQPNIASTTTQPAVLHHIPTVAVQPVYTTQQLHAIPAAIAKHESPAGQVVNSVATTATAVKGKTPIVESLTHTPAHLTFAARPVVYQMLPEIKPVRKINYDEVVPSPRHGTYIH